The genomic stretch GCCAAGCCATAGCCTGtggaaggggagtggggaagggagaggagcctTACCCTGTGGGGGCTGAACTGCAGCTGGCTGCTTCTCCATTCTCCTCCTGCTGGCTCTCCACAGCTCCAGGGCTTCCTGCTCCATGCGGGTGAGATGAAGAACACAGCTTCTCCTCTGTGCCAGTTTATCCTGTGGAAAAGTCACAGAACCATCTCACGGTAGGGGCTCACCCACTCTTGTAGCTCCACAAGATCATTCTACTCCCCACTACCCCTCTCCCACCACAACCCTGCAAGTTCTGCCCTTCCACACCCTGAAGCAGCTTCATCATGAGTGCCAAGttaatcttcctcactgccatcccAACCATGTTAAAGAAGCATCCTGGTCTCACTCAGGCATATTTGAAGTTCATTCGGAGACCCCTGGTTCTTCACTCAGCTGCCAGTGGGAAGTTTCTCTCAACTCTGATTCTAAATCACGTCCCCCTCCTCTGTCCCAAGGAGAACAGCCTTGGCTTCTCCAGTCCCGCATATGACTGACTTCCCTCATGCCTgaagccaggttggatcattccttCTGTGCTGCATTCAAACCTGTAGTGCCCAGAGCCAATGCCCCAAGGGCTGGGAAGGAGAAGTAACAGGAGTGGGCCATTCAGCCACTTGAGCATGCTTCACTAGTCAATAAGATCGTGCTGATGCAACTCCTTCGTCTCCTGTAAAGCACTACCCTGTATTTTGGGACCATGTCCACTGGTCTCACAATGCCCCATGAGAGGAAACAACCTGCTAGCATTCACTCTGGCCTCTGAGATTTAAACTCCACAAGGTGCAAGACCTGGAATCTTCACAGTGAGAATTCTCTGAATTGTGTCGGGAGATGATTTCTCTCCTCTGGAAGAAAATCATCCGCAGCTCAGGGCGTAGAATCGAGCTGACAAAGGCCTTTGAGCTGAagccttcccacagatgctggtcTCAGCTGCTGACCCACCTTTGCTGCTTTTTCATTTCTGgcatctgtacctttttccctccTGCAAGACTCCGATGCTCTTGTACTCGGTGTTACTGTAAATAACTTTACCCCTCGTCTCCTGCATCGTCGCCAGACATTTACCCCCAGTTCTCCGGTGCATCACCGGCCGGAGCCCACTCACCCTGGCTGTCCGGGTCAGGTCGTTGAACTTCTTGCGACACTGTTCCCCCGTCCTGGGGCTGTCACTCCAGGTGTTCACGCTGACGGCCACCTCCTTCCAGGCCTGGCGGAGGGTCTGACGGGGCAGCTTGCTCCCATCCGAAGGGAAAAGGTCCTCGCTGCGGGACCTCACCTGCTCCACCAGAATCTGCACCGCCGCGTCACTAAACCGCGGGGCTTTGGACTGCGACATCCCAGTCGCACGGGGTCCGACGCAGGTGGCTTCCAGGCCGGGAGGGAGATGAAAGCAGCCTCCAGAAAACAGACGTGTCCGAGATTTCCCGTCCCTTTCCAATCCTATCCGTCCCAGGAAGGGAGGCCGCCCAGCCGCGCACGTTACCCCTCGCCCTCCAATCAGCTGGAACGTCAGCCTGCCAGTCAGAACGCTTCCGTCCAATGGCAGTGGCCTCCGATGTCCAGCCGCAGTGGAATTGGTCTGTGGGATGACAGTGGCAATGAGGGGCCGGGCGGGCGGTGAGGGAGGacgggcgggcggggaggggcCGAGCGGGCGGGGAGGGGCCGAGCGGGCGGGGAGGGGCCGAGCGGGCGGGGAGGGGCCGAGCGGGCGGGGAGGGGCCGAGCGGGCGGGGAGGGGCCGAGCGGGCGGGGAGGGGCCGAGCGGGCGGGGAGGGGCCGAGCGGGCGGGGAGGGGCCGAGCGGGCGGGGAGGGGCCGAGCGGGCGGGGAGGGGCCGAGCGGGCGGGGAGGGGCCGAGCGGGCGGGGAGGGGCCGAGCGGGCGGGGAGGGGCCGAGCGGGCGGGGAGGGGCCGAGCGGGCGGGGAGGGGCCGAGCGGGCGGGGAGGGGCCGAGCGGGCGGGGAGGGGCCGAGCGGGCGGGGCGGAGGGGCCAGGTTGGCGGTGACGGAGCGTAGATGAAGGGTCGGGCGGTGAGGGTGCGGAGTTGAGGTGCTGGGCGGACGGTTAGGGAATGGCGGGGGCAGCCCTATCCGGTTAAGTACCCGAGGGGGGGGCAACCCTGTGAGGTAAGTGCCGGGGGTGGCGGAGCAGCCCTGTGGAGTGTGCCAGTGAGGCCGGGGTGGGGGCAGCCCTGTGGGGTAAGTACCGGGGAGACGGCCCTGTGAGGTAAGTAacgggggagggggcagagatgAGGGGTTAAATCCTTGTTTCTCGGTATTCagtacctgtgggtggtgggtgctgaccAAATTAAACCTTCGTTTCTCAGTATACCatgtctgtgggtggtgggtgctgaacaagttaaCCCTCATTTCTCGGTATACAGTGCCtgagggtgatgggtgctgaacaTGTTTCTCAGTGTACCATGTCTGTGTGCTGTGTCAGTGTGGCCTTTTGTGAattcaaccgtgtctgcctgtcccgcatcggacttgtcagccacaaacgaggttgcagctgacgtggacattacccctccattaatcttcgtccgcgaagtcaagcaaAAGAGAAATAAAGTGTAAGACCACGGTTTGTTCATAAcacgtgtccagccttgattctctttcaaCCCGTCAGTCTGACGGCAGActgcacttaagagtattgttCCCAGATCTGCTAAGCAAGCCATTATGCTGGAAAGGATTCAGAGAAGAATCACAA from Narcine bancroftii isolate sNarBan1 chromosome 10, sNarBan1.hap1, whole genome shotgun sequence encodes the following:
- the LOC138743824 gene encoding uncharacterized protein: MRVNLFSTHHPQTWYTEKRRFNLVSTHHPQVLNTEKQGFNPSSLPPPPLLTSQGRLPGTYPTGLPPPRPHWHTPQGCSATPGTYLTGLPPPRHLNSAPSPPDPSSTLRHRQPGPSAPPARPLPARSAPPRPLGPSPPARPLPARSAPPRPLGPSPPARPLPARSAPPRPLGPSPPARPLPARSAPPRPLGPSPPARPLPARSAPPRPLGPSPPARPLPARSAPPRPLGPSPPARPPSPPARPLIATVIPQTNSTAAGHRRPLPLDGSVLTGRLTFQLIGGRGVTCAAGRPPFLGRIGLERDGKSRTRLFSGGCFHLPPGLEATCVGPRATGMSQSKAPRFSDAAVQILVEQVRSRSEDLFPSDGSKLPRQTLRQAWKEVAVSVNTWSDSPRTGEQCRKKFNDLTRTARDKLAQRRSCVLHLTRMEQEALELWRASRRRMEKQPAAVQPPQGLSHSWAAAGQGLEKEQPPKGAATTTLPYSTPGAGSERDNWAAVSTLDELFGKGDQDSSAVGRLVEETRAQRQGPLSSQAESNEDRDVHSPAFRHRVFHVHHQLLEALDSLSSSCLALSQSTESAPTLAQLLLQTLSGLQCLSQRAPGYVAAARKSSTQASVGPVLASLVQHQTAALQGLVCSVSTGLERLRERVDGGFDRVSHLLQSVLPRGSSTVDTERQGSFA